The following are encoded in a window of Kribbella amoyensis genomic DNA:
- a CDS encoding carbohydrate ABC transporter permease has translation MSLLAARAQRPIWKERPAPAYQTVKALVLGGFALAIVVPIMVVVSTSLASDQDIIDAGGYVLWPSHPTLKAYQTLFSGGLMGRAIMVSVFVTVVGTAIALATTIALAYATSRPVLFGRPVLLMVLFTLLFAPGIIPMFLVVKQLGLIDSLWSLILPGALGAFNFVVLRTFFMNVPQELLESARIDGASDFTILRRIVMPLSKAVIAVVGLFYAVGFWNAFFNALLYLNDTAKWPVQVILRTYVLQGKSLSADQLGVEPLPQPQSLQMAVVVVALVPIAMVYP, from the coding sequence GTGAGCCTGCTCGCGGCCCGGGCCCAGCGCCCGATCTGGAAGGAACGACCGGCCCCGGCGTACCAGACCGTGAAGGCGCTCGTGCTCGGCGGCTTCGCGCTGGCGATCGTGGTGCCGATCATGGTGGTGGTGTCGACGTCGCTGGCCAGCGACCAGGACATCATCGACGCGGGCGGGTACGTGCTCTGGCCGTCGCACCCGACGCTGAAGGCGTACCAGACGTTGTTCAGCGGCGGGCTGATGGGCCGGGCGATCATGGTCAGCGTCTTCGTCACCGTCGTCGGGACCGCGATCGCGCTGGCGACCACGATCGCGCTCGCGTACGCCACCTCGCGGCCGGTGCTGTTCGGCCGGCCGGTGCTGCTGATGGTGTTGTTCACGCTGCTGTTCGCGCCGGGCATCATCCCGATGTTCCTCGTGGTCAAGCAGCTCGGGCTGATCGACAGCCTGTGGTCGCTGATCCTGCCTGGCGCGTTGGGGGCGTTCAACTTCGTCGTCCTGCGCACCTTCTTCATGAACGTGCCGCAGGAGTTGCTGGAGAGCGCCCGGATCGACGGCGCGAGCGACTTCACCATCCTGCGCCGGATCGTGATGCCGCTGTCGAAGGCGGTGATCGCGGTGGTCGGGCTGTTCTACGCGGTCGGCTTCTGGAACGCCTTCTTCAACGCGCTGCTCTACCTCAACGACACCGCGAAGTGGCCGGTCCAGGTGATCCTGCGCACGTACGTCCTGCAGGGCAAGTCGCTGTCGGCCGACCAGCTCGGCGTCGAACCGTTGCCGCAGCCCCAGTCGCTGCAGATGGCGGTCGTGGTGGTGGCCCTGGTCCCGATCGCGATGGTCTATCC